A window of Leptospira fainei serovar Hurstbridge str. BUT 6 contains these coding sequences:
- a CDS encoding START domain-containing protein codes for MFHKIILLLCISFFPFQIFAWDLAKEKNGVTVHTRNVEGSELKEFRGKTKVKASLNSILALLEDNPSYTTWLKDCKKSEAIKVLNQKEKYIYILNGVPWPLDDRDFIVHSVFSQDKTTGAVTYTMRPADNSAVPEKKGIVRGKIKGFWKFVPKGDEVEVTYQVHSEPGGSIPSSIANFVVVDIPYETLRKMKDKLEESKYKNAPPSHLLSESSAH; via the coding sequence ATGTTTCATAAAATCATTCTTTTACTGTGTATTTCATTTTTTCCGTTTCAAATTTTCGCATGGGATTTGGCCAAGGAAAAGAATGGGGTGACCGTTCACACGCGAAATGTGGAAGGTTCCGAACTGAAGGAGTTTCGGGGAAAGACGAAAGTGAAGGCTAGTTTGAACTCAATACTCGCTCTTCTAGAAGATAATCCTTCTTACACTACTTGGTTGAAAGATTGTAAGAAGTCGGAAGCGATAAAAGTTTTGAATCAGAAAGAGAAATATATATATATATTAAACGGAGTTCCTTGGCCGTTAGACGATCGTGACTTTATAGTTCATTCCGTCTTTTCTCAGGATAAGACGACCGGAGCCGTAACCTATACGATGAGACCTGCGGATAATTCCGCCGTACCGGAAAAAAAGGGAATCGTTCGCGGCAAGATCAAAGGGTTTTGGAAATTCGTACCAAAGGGCGACGAAGTGGAAGTTACCTATCAAGTACATAGCGAACCGGGCGGCAGTATTCCATCGTCAATAGCTAATTTTGTCGTAGTGGATATTCCCTACGAGACGTTACGCAAAATGAAAGATAAATTGGAGGAATCCAAATATAAGAACGCTCCTCCGTCTCATCTACTTTCGGAATCGTCAGCTCACTAA
- a CDS encoding 7TM diverse intracellular signaling domain-containing protein has protein sequence MEIGKGSIFLRSFIFLLSFHAVPVLAFDTFKIPSTGIPLSNHSEVWVDFSRSTEYRQVLENAEFQPVLSSSFGYNSSAYWFSIPIENSSDETLSWVLEIQYAYIDKIDVYQASGNSEPIYRAGDSIPFKERPIFYRYPSFPFETPPHSKDRILVRIETTSAVNFAAFAYKRRDFFSKVNSEQILEGLYFGAILVMVLYNLFLFLSTKEKIYFAFSTYVGAGIFIQWVMCGYASQFFWPNATTWASQCVTSFMFLSVATAADFIRTYFDTKRRHPRSNILILGVVYASAFLTVTGYFLPVRVGLALYFPIAFLGLIGLFLVGFQNLSRNLRYASFFLGAWFALIIGTFLYLLKFSGILPHTIGIVNWGVEIGSVLHVLLIAMSLADRVNELSINLTNKVGDLNEAKHAIEQSEMRFRNLFEGAEELLLTLDQEGKIQDANRTLSRLTGHRPAEVKGKSLLDLIYSPEGPEGSLNLFLAKEKLEEHLKLKKTVEFHSEFSQKYVMEPKPVKIRLQSFDAEGKRMVLGKVSEISEDILSRFLQSESMNFTVNNYLRNADILSRQLTANLTQFVGSEVVTAVRICLREVLINAIEHGNLGISFDEKTDAMKSGNYMEFIQKRQKEVFYGTRSVKVAYSLNSKRIGFEIYDEGDGFDFKKILNLDGEKLNEQSYTHGRGIMMTRKVFDVVKFNDKGNKVLLIKYLQKPLKYKREPSSLDT, from the coding sequence ATGGAAATTGGAAAAGGCTCTATCTTTCTTAGAAGCTTTATATTCCTACTATCTTTCCATGCTGTCCCGGTCTTAGCCTTTGATACTTTCAAAATTCCGTCGACCGGGATCCCGCTAAGTAATCACTCGGAAGTTTGGGTCGATTTTAGTCGTTCGACCGAATATCGCCAGGTATTGGAGAACGCCGAATTTCAACCCGTTTTATCTTCCTCCTTCGGCTATAATTCGTCGGCTTACTGGTTCTCGATTCCGATCGAGAACTCGAGTGACGAAACTCTTTCCTGGGTTTTAGAAATTCAGTACGCTTACATCGATAAAATTGACGTATACCAAGCTTCGGGAAATTCCGAACCGATTTATCGTGCCGGAGATTCCATTCCTTTCAAAGAGAGACCGATCTTTTATCGGTATCCGAGTTTTCCCTTCGAAACCCCGCCGCATTCCAAGGATCGCATACTGGTTCGAATTGAAACGACTAGCGCGGTAAATTTCGCCGCCTTTGCATATAAACGTCGGGATTTTTTTTCCAAAGTGAATTCGGAACAAATTCTGGAAGGGCTGTATTTCGGTGCGATCTTGGTTATGGTATTATATAATCTTTTTCTTTTTCTTTCTACAAAGGAAAAGATTTATTTTGCATTTTCCACGTATGTAGGCGCTGGAATTTTCATTCAATGGGTTATGTGCGGCTATGCCTCGCAATTTTTTTGGCCCAACGCCACGACTTGGGCGAGTCAATGTGTTACGTCGTTTATGTTTCTGTCGGTCGCAACAGCAGCGGATTTTATTCGAACCTATTTTGATACGAAGAGACGTCATCCTCGATCCAATATCCTGATTTTAGGCGTCGTTTATGCTTCCGCTTTTTTAACTGTAACGGGATATTTCTTGCCTGTTAGAGTCGGTTTGGCTTTATATTTTCCGATCGCTTTTTTGGGATTGATCGGTCTCTTCTTAGTCGGGTTTCAGAATTTATCCAGAAATTTAAGATATGCTTCCTTCTTTTTAGGAGCTTGGTTTGCGCTTATCATCGGAACATTCTTATACTTATTAAAGTTTTCGGGAATACTTCCGCATACGATCGGAATCGTAAACTGGGGAGTTGAGATCGGCTCCGTATTGCATGTGTTACTGATCGCGATGTCGCTTGCGGATCGAGTAAACGAACTTTCTATAAATCTAACGAACAAGGTCGGAGATCTAAACGAAGCAAAGCACGCGATCGAACAGTCCGAAATGCGTTTTCGAAATTTATTCGAAGGGGCGGAAGAACTTTTACTTACTTTAGATCAGGAGGGAAAGATACAGGATGCCAATCGAACCTTATCGAGATTGACCGGACATCGTCCCGCCGAAGTAAAAGGAAAGAGTCTGCTGGATCTAATATATTCTCCCGAAGGCCCGGAAGGTTCCTTGAATCTGTTCCTGGCGAAGGAAAAATTAGAGGAGCATCTCAAGCTCAAAAAGACGGTCGAGTTTCATTCCGAGTTCAGTCAAAAATATGTTATGGAACCTAAACCGGTAAAAATTCGATTACAATCTTTCGACGCGGAAGGGAAACGAATGGTTTTAGGAAAGGTTTCCGAAATCTCGGAAGATATTCTTTCTAGATTTTTGCAAAGCGAAAGTATGAATTTTACCGTGAACAATTATCTTAGGAACGCCGATATCTTAAGTCGCCAATTAACCGCAAATTTGACGCAATTCGTGGGTTCCGAGGTCGTGACGGCGGTTCGTATTTGTCTACGCGAAGTTCTGATCAATGCGATTGAGCACGGAAATCTCGGTATCAGCTTTGATGAGAAAACGGATGCGATGAAATCCGGAAATTATATGGAGTTCATCCAAAAGAGACAAAAGGAGGTCTTTTACGGGACTAGATCCGTAAAAGTCGCATACTCGCTGAATTCGAAACGAATCGGGTTCGAAATTTATGACGAAGGGGACGGATTTGATTTTAAGAAAATCCTGAATCTGGACGGCGAAAAACTGAACGAGCAAAGTTATACTCATGGTCGCGGAATCATGATGACCCGGAAAGTCTTCGATGTGGTTAAATTCAACGACAAAGGAAATAAAGTGCTTTTGATCAAATATTTGCAGAAACCCTTAAAATATAAAAGGGAACCCTCATCCTTAGATACATAA
- a CDS encoding acyl-CoA dehydrogenase family protein — protein MQSTLQFDLPEELLQLRDLVRDVVRKEVVPNRMHYDENNEYPKAILQKFKEAGLYQALFDEEHGGLGYGMMGGIILAEEVSWGCLGVNTAFTSTKLGALPIDVGGTKAQKDKWLPLLASGEKTAAFGLSEPNAGSDVPSMTTVAVKKGDRYVLNGTKQWISSAGQADIYTVFAMTDKDRGPRGISCFIIEKGTKGFSFGKKEDKLGIRCSETRQLIMEDCEIPEENLLGGKENQGFLHAFKTLILSRPAVAAGAVGVMQGAFDAAIDYARQREQFGTTIASFQAIQHMLADMAIKIEGSRLLTYKAGVYAESMHKDAAKFSAMAKCYASDSAVQVASDAVQIFGGYGYTKEYPVEKYYRDAKILQIYEGTSQIQRNEIAAGLIKDAASKTKKG, from the coding sequence TTGCAATCAACCCTACAATTTGATCTTCCGGAAGAGCTCTTACAATTACGCGATTTAGTTCGCGATGTCGTGCGAAAGGAAGTCGTTCCTAACCGTATGCACTACGACGAAAATAACGAATACCCGAAAGCCATTCTGCAAAAATTTAAGGAAGCCGGTTTATACCAAGCTTTGTTCGATGAGGAACATGGCGGATTAGGATACGGTATGATGGGCGGAATCATCCTAGCCGAGGAAGTCTCTTGGGGATGTTTAGGTGTGAACACTGCATTTACTTCCACGAAGCTAGGCGCGCTTCCGATCGACGTAGGAGGAACAAAAGCCCAAAAAGATAAATGGTTACCTCTATTAGCTTCCGGTGAGAAGACTGCGGCGTTCGGATTATCGGAACCGAATGCAGGATCCGACGTTCCTTCTATGACGACTGTCGCCGTAAAGAAGGGCGATCGATATGTACTAAACGGAACCAAGCAGTGGATTAGTAGCGCCGGACAAGCCGATATTTATACCGTTTTTGCCATGACGGACAAGGACCGCGGACCTAGAGGAATTTCCTGCTTCATCATCGAAAAGGGAACGAAAGGATTCTCATTCGGAAAAAAAGAAGATAAGCTTGGAATTCGCTGTTCTGAGACTCGACAATTGATCATGGAAGATTGCGAAATCCCGGAGGAAAATCTTTTAGGCGGAAAGGAAAACCAAGGTTTTCTACACGCATTCAAGACTTTGATTCTATCGCGTCCCGCGGTTGCCGCAGGCGCGGTCGGGGTCATGCAAGGAGCATTTGACGCAGCTATCGATTATGCCCGTCAAAGGGAACAATTCGGAACTACGATTGCATCCTTTCAAGCGATCCAACATATGCTTGCAGACATGGCGATTAAGATAGAAGGATCTCGTTTACTTACTTATAAAGCGGGCGTATATGCGGAGTCGATGCATAAGGATGCGGCAAAATTCTCGGCAATGGCAAAATGTTACGCGTCCGATTCCGCTGTACAAGTCGCTTCCGATGCCGTTCAGATTTTCGGAGGATACGGCTATACCAAGGAATATCCGGTGGAAAAATATTATCGTGATGCGAAGATTCTTCAAATTTACGAAGGAACGAGCCAAATCCAAAGGAACGAAATAGCAGCCGGTCTAATCAAGGATGCCGCTTCGAAAACTAAAAAAGGGTAA
- a CDS encoding sterol desaturase family protein, protein MGESIIDLAVPFFLILILVEAYIGRKKNVYRWNDTITDLGTGILFSLTGVFVTLGSLWIYEQVRVHFSIQHLWGFSELPVGSPIIRGVDGWEFRWAETISWLLILLAVDFIYYWFHRATHEVHFLWACHVTHHSSEEFNLSVALRQSSFQRIFEYAFNLPLAIAGVPWWSLLLCQGILKIYQFWVHTRLIGKLGWVEQIFLTPSHHRVHHGRDPKYLDKNHGGILILWDKWFGTYAEETSEPVYGLTTQLGTFNPLTANLHIYRDLWNLIRLAPNWKDKFLLLVQKPDWRPSSLGGTKEIPPISRELLQVYDPQISRERKVYAIAQFFILAILTLSALRFFKKGILGIEIFLLASLWITFSFYTIGILLEGRKKAIVWESIRLASLPILVGYAWIKFGI, encoded by the coding sequence ATGGGAGAGTCGATTATAGATTTAGCGGTTCCGTTCTTTTTGATTCTTATATTGGTCGAAGCTTATATCGGAAGAAAGAAAAACGTTTATCGTTGGAACGATACGATCACCGATTTAGGTACCGGCATACTCTTCTCTCTTACGGGAGTTTTTGTGACTCTTGGATCGCTTTGGATCTACGAACAAGTTCGAGTTCATTTTTCGATTCAGCATCTTTGGGGTTTTTCGGAGCTTCCCGTAGGATCTCCCATAATTCGAGGAGTGGACGGCTGGGAATTTCGGTGGGCTGAGACGATATCCTGGTTACTGATTCTCTTGGCCGTCGATTTTATCTACTACTGGTTTCATAGAGCAACGCACGAAGTTCATTTTCTTTGGGCTTGCCACGTTACCCACCATTCCAGCGAGGAATTCAATTTATCGGTGGCATTGAGACAATCCAGCTTTCAAAGAATTTTCGAATATGCGTTTAATCTTCCGCTTGCAATAGCGGGAGTTCCTTGGTGGTCGCTTTTACTTTGTCAGGGGATTCTCAAGATATATCAATTTTGGGTTCACACACGGCTGATTGGAAAGCTAGGTTGGGTGGAGCAGATCTTTCTAACGCCTTCGCACCATAGAGTGCACCATGGAAGAGATCCGAAGTATTTGGACAAAAACCACGGTGGAATATTAATCCTTTGGGATAAATGGTTCGGAACGTATGCGGAAGAAACGTCCGAGCCGGTATACGGTCTAACTACTCAGTTAGGGACCTTCAATCCATTGACTGCGAATTTGCACATTTATCGAGATTTGTGGAATTTGATACGTCTTGCCCCGAATTGGAAAGATAAGTTTCTTCTTCTTGTTCAAAAACCGGATTGGAGACCGTCCTCATTGGGGGGAACAAAGGAGATTCCTCCGATCAGTCGGGAATTATTGCAAGTTTACGATCCGCAAATTTCAAGAGAGAGAAAAGTATATGCGATCGCGCAATTTTTTATTTTGGCGATCCTTACTTTATCGGCTCTAAGGTTTTTTAAGAAAGGAATTCTCGGTATTGAAATTTTCCTGCTCGCTTCGCTCTGGATTACTTTCTCTTTCTATACAATAGGCATTCTGCTGGAAGGGAGAAAGAAAGCGATCGTATGGGAATCGATTCGTCTTGCGAGTCTTCCGATCCTTGTCGGTTACGCGTGGATTAAATTCGGTATTTGA
- a CDS encoding SDR family NAD(P)-dependent oxidoreductase, giving the protein MKKTAIITGASTGIGYEIAKLAASDGYDLILVARNAKTLAKVKKETESLGAKTDFLALDLSDPKSPKKIYDFAKKKKAIVDLLVNNAGFGTNGRFDTLDLTQELSLIQVNVTSLVALTHLFLKDMVDRHSGKILNVASTAAFQPGPLMTNYYASKAYVLFFSEGISEELKKVGVTVTCLCPGPTNTEFFKRAEMDNSALLNSPMVPKATPHDVAKLGYEAVKNGRAVVISGFANKVLAQSVRITPRFLIRKIAKIFNTVG; this is encoded by the coding sequence ATGAAAAAAACGGCCATAATAACCGGAGCAAGTACCGGGATCGGTTATGAAATAGCGAAATTGGCGGCGTCCGACGGATACGATTTGATACTCGTAGCCAGAAATGCGAAAACGTTGGCAAAAGTGAAAAAGGAAACTGAATCTTTGGGTGCAAAAACGGATTTTCTTGCACTCGACTTATCGGATCCAAAAAGCCCGAAGAAGATCTACGATTTTGCGAAAAAGAAAAAAGCGATAGTGGACCTTCTCGTAAACAATGCCGGATTCGGCACGAACGGTCGTTTCGATACGTTGGATTTAACTCAGGAATTATCCTTGATCCAAGTGAACGTGACGTCCCTCGTCGCACTGACTCATTTGTTTTTGAAGGACATGGTCGATAGGCATTCCGGAAAAATACTAAACGTGGCTTCGACCGCCGCATTTCAACCGGGTCCGTTGATGACGAACTATTATGCGAGTAAGGCGTATGTGCTTTTTTTCTCGGAAGGAATTTCCGAAGAATTGAAGAAGGTGGGAGTCACGGTAACCTGTCTCTGTCCGGGACCGACGAACACTGAATTTTTTAAAAGAGCGGAGATGGATAATTCTGCGCTCTTAAATAGTCCTATGGTTCCTAAAGCAACTCCTCATGATGTCGCAAAACTGGGATACGAGGCGGTAAAGAACGGGCGGGCAGTCGTTATTTCAGGTTTTGCTAATAAAGTTTTGGCACAATCCGTAAGGATTACTCCGCGTTTTTTGATCCGGAAAATTGCGAAGATTTTCAATACCGTAGGATAA
- a CDS encoding glutathione S-transferase family protein: MIRLYGYPISNYSNKVKLFLLEKNIEFEEIRTPYSQDEEFLKRSPMGKIPYIEINGNYLFESQAIIEFIEANFPDSKKLFPIDPIEAALVRSIITIIENYIDTPARRVYTPGLKQESIPTDAIKEVRSALQRATSALARVVKFSPFIAGSEFTAADSAAFATLPLVIDNLSEWISPCPVEELPGLKAYLEMMNSLPGPAKVEKARATIMKALRRSRK, from the coding sequence ATGATACGTTTATACGGATATCCTATCAGCAACTACTCCAATAAAGTAAAACTCTTCTTATTGGAAAAGAACATCGAATTCGAAGAAATAAGAACTCCTTATTCCCAGGACGAAGAATTTTTAAAGAGAAGCCCGATGGGAAAGATTCCATATATTGAAATTAACGGAAACTATCTTTTCGAATCTCAGGCGATCATCGAATTCATCGAGGCGAACTTCCCGGATTCGAAGAAACTATTTCCGATAGATCCGATAGAAGCGGCTTTAGTCAGATCCATAATTACGATAATAGAAAATTATATCGATACCCCCGCAAGAAGAGTTTATACGCCCGGTTTAAAGCAAGAATCCATTCCTACCGATGCAATCAAGGAGGTCCGAAGTGCACTGCAAAGAGCCACATCGGCATTAGCCAGAGTGGTAAAATTCTCTCCTTTTATCGCGGGATCAGAATTTACCGCCGCGGACTCCGCCGCATTCGCTACACTCCCCCTCGTCATCGATAATTTAAGCGAATGGATCTCCCCCTGTCCCGTAGAAGAATTACCCGGTTTAAAGGCTTATTTAGAGATGATGAATTCTCTCCCTGGGCCTGCTAAGGTGGAAAAAGCTAGGGCGACGATTATGAAAGCTTTACGCAGAAGTAGAAAATAA
- a CDS encoding M3 family metallopeptidase — protein MDKTLPFREFPNVPLENLKDSIRARISSSKELLSRLLLQDSPTYDSLIRPLNDSLQDLHLDFTVLSHLNSVKNNEESKSNYTEILPEITEFYSDLGQNEQLFHAYTAILNREKDTLNQPQKKVLEDGILQFKLGGVGLPPERKKRLQEIQLRLSDVDNQFSQNLLDATNAYEMRIQSEEDVKEIPESDKALYRNADGSYSFTLQYPSYISYMTYGTNRNKREELYKAYVTKAPQNGKLIEEILALRDEEALLLGYSNYAELSLATKVADSPKTVLNFLEELGKKAKPFAEREFKELSGFAKTLGIDDLQAFDTSYVSEKLKKQSYDFDEEETRPYFEKNSVVKGAFEFFRKLLGLELVKIDAPTWDPKVEVYQLKSGSQVRAQLYLDLESRKDKQSGAWMNNWASRNRLPQGIALPTAFVVCNFPPSKEGSPSLLKHSDVVTLFHEMGHTLHHICTKVEEPPVSGINGVEWDAVEFPSQFLENFAYEPQVLQFFAFHYQTKVPMPQDLVHKLKTTKNFLAGLGVLRQLEFGIFDMRIHIGKHTEDEVQKILDEVRKEVGILQPPSYNKFQNGFSHIFSGGYAAGYYSYKWAELLAADAFFAFLEKGIFDAGLAESYKSNILEKGGSENAMSLFRKFLGRDPKPEALLRLYDLVA, from the coding sequence ATGGACAAAACTCTCCCTTTTCGTGAATTCCCGAATGTGCCTTTGGAAAATCTAAAAGATTCGATTCGTGCAAGAATTTCCTCTTCTAAAGAACTGTTATCACGATTGTTACTTCAGGATTCGCCTACCTACGATTCCTTAATAAGACCGTTAAACGACTCTCTTCAGGATCTTCATTTGGATTTTACAGTATTGTCTCATCTGAATAGCGTTAAGAATAACGAAGAGTCTAAGAGCAATTATACGGAGATTCTACCCGAAATAACCGAATTTTATTCCGATCTCGGTCAGAATGAGCAACTCTTTCACGCATATACTGCGATTTTGAACCGTGAGAAAGATACATTGAACCAACCTCAAAAGAAGGTACTGGAAGATGGGATATTACAGTTTAAATTAGGCGGAGTGGGGCTGCCGCCGGAACGTAAGAAGCGTTTGCAAGAGATCCAACTTCGTCTTTCCGATGTGGACAATCAATTTTCTCAGAACCTTCTGGATGCTACTAATGCCTACGAAATGAGAATCCAATCGGAAGAAGACGTTAAAGAAATCCCGGAATCGGATAAAGCTTTATACAGGAATGCGGACGGATCTTACTCGTTCACGCTACAATACCCTAGTTATATTTCCTATATGACGTACGGTACGAATCGAAATAAGCGGGAGGAATTGTATAAAGCGTATGTTACGAAGGCGCCTCAGAACGGTAAACTGATAGAGGAGATTTTGGCTTTAAGAGACGAAGAAGCCCTCCTGCTCGGCTATTCCAACTATGCGGAACTTTCCCTGGCGACGAAAGTCGCGGATTCTCCAAAGACGGTGTTGAATTTTTTAGAGGAATTAGGAAAGAAGGCGAAGCCGTTTGCGGAAAGAGAATTTAAGGAGTTATCGGGGTTCGCAAAGACGCTGGGAATCGACGATCTGCAAGCTTTCGATACTTCTTACGTGTCCGAGAAGTTAAAGAAGCAGTCGTATGATTTTGACGAAGAGGAGACTCGGCCATATTTCGAAAAAAATTCGGTCGTGAAAGGCGCTTTCGAATTCTTTAGAAAGTTACTCGGTCTCGAGTTAGTAAAAATCGACGCTCCAACTTGGGATCCGAAAGTGGAAGTCTATCAGTTGAAAAGCGGGTCCCAAGTTCGCGCACAGTTATACTTGGATCTTGAATCTAGAAAAGATAAACAAAGCGGCGCCTGGATGAATAATTGGGCTTCCCGGAACAGATTGCCGCAAGGAATCGCGCTGCCAACAGCATTCGTTGTCTGTAATTTTCCACCCTCTAAGGAAGGATCTCCTTCTTTATTGAAGCATAGCGATGTTGTGACTCTATTCCATGAAATGGGTCATACCCTGCATCATATTTGCACGAAGGTGGAGGAACCTCCCGTTAGCGGCATCAACGGGGTCGAGTGGGACGCGGTGGAATTTCCATCGCAATTTTTGGAGAATTTTGCGTACGAACCTCAGGTTCTGCAATTCTTTGCGTTTCATTATCAAACGAAAGTTCCCATGCCGCAGGACTTAGTCCATAAATTGAAAACGACTAAAAATTTTCTGGCCGGGTTAGGAGTGTTGCGTCAGCTAGAATTCGGAATTTTTGATATGCGAATTCATATCGGAAAACATACGGAAGATGAAGTGCAGAAAATACTCGACGAAGTACGCAAAGAGGTCGGTATTTTGCAGCCGCCTTCTTATAATAAATTCCAAAACGGATTCTCACACATTTTTTCGGGAGGTTACGCTGCGGGATATTATAGTTACAAATGGGCCGAACTTCTGGCAGCCGACGCATTCTTCGCGTTCTTAGAAAAAGGAATTTTTGACGCCGGACTCGCGGAAAGTTATAAAAGTAATATTTTAGAAAAGGGCGGTTCCGAAAACGCCATGAGTTTATTCCGAAAATTCCTGGGTCGAGATCCTAAGCCGGAGGCTCTACTGCGGCTATACGATTTAGTCGCTTAA
- the lsa23 gene encoding surface adhesion protein Lsa23: MNNPSILILLCIGLLLECSGPSLPKFPLADGPCNGENLPILVQPEKDILAGNGLLTTYCKSEITPSGVELRITYVFQDEVHPHTLKDVIYRIYRRFKYGRTADIESIRVKLNPDGNLSEIDLTNVYSAGQIFLQDPVEHYDSILKPTQIEFRNLRPVLFVNTWNHMFGEKDTNPDLPKMEILGGELRYGSRELLESYFKGRL; encoded by the coding sequence ATGAATAATCCGAGCATTCTTATTTTATTGTGCATAGGATTGCTACTCGAATGTTCCGGTCCGAGTTTGCCGAAGTTCCCTCTTGCGGACGGCCCTTGCAATGGGGAAAATCTTCCAATCCTAGTTCAACCCGAAAAAGATATCCTCGCCGGAAACGGATTACTGACGACGTATTGCAAAAGCGAAATTACTCCATCGGGAGTAGAATTAAGAATTACGTATGTATTCCAAGATGAAGTTCACCCGCACACTTTGAAGGACGTAATATACAGAATTTATAGAAGATTCAAGTATGGGCGCACTGCCGATATAGAATCGATTCGCGTAAAATTGAATCCGGATGGAAACCTTTCCGAAATCGATCTTACCAACGTTTATTCGGCGGGTCAGATTTTTTTACAAGATCCGGTAGAACATTACGATTCCATTCTAAAACCGACCCAAATAGAATTTCGAAATTTGCGACCGGTTCTATTCGTAAATACCTGGAACCACATGTTCGGGGAAAAGGATACGAATCCGGATCTTCCTAAAATGGAAATTCTCGGAGGAGAATTAAGATACGGATCAAGGGAATTACTCGAAAGCTATTTCAAAGGAAGGTTGTGA
- a CDS encoding MaoC family dehydratase — translation MAKIPTTPFAELAPKTPVDTGKVKRGIYGRYLEEFTEGAIFEHPRELTIDRAFAQEFATTFMEANPLFLSAPYAQAHGFKDLLISPLMVFNLALSLGVQNDSEKALANLGYYDVQFLKPVYPGDTLSAKTKVLKVDDKGPDKPGIVHVRTICLNQNRELVLQYERKIMIYHSNGKPKGTPKPVVKEAFFPETNHPEIELPNLKLPKGFETATWSDTYFENFEAGQIYIHQNGRTITDEHFPWTYRVGNTHPLHYDRLYSAGISGPMGGDPVVYGGLVFAWLCGLASRDTTENVLWDLGFTEGYHTQPSISGDTVTAISRILAVKDRGNEFGISAGEVHIQFIGLKNIKANEAFEKFGQELFLKENDKKKLGKEKLPEKIFEIERKILVKKKW, via the coding sequence ATGGCAAAAATTCCAACCACCCCCTTCGCGGAACTGGCACCTAAAACTCCGGTGGATACCGGTAAGGTCAAAAGGGGAATCTACGGACGTTATCTTGAAGAATTTACCGAAGGCGCGATCTTTGAACATCCCCGGGAACTCACCATCGATAGGGCGTTTGCTCAGGAATTCGCAACCACGTTTATGGAAGCAAATCCGCTTTTTCTTTCCGCACCTTATGCTCAAGCGCACGGATTTAAAGATTTATTAATTTCTCCGTTAATGGTTTTCAACCTCGCTCTTTCGCTGGGCGTACAAAATGATTCCGAAAAAGCTCTCGCGAATTTAGGTTATTACGACGTTCAATTTCTAAAACCGGTCTATCCGGGCGATACTCTATCCGCAAAAACTAAAGTATTGAAAGTGGACGATAAAGGTCCGGATAAACCGGGAATCGTTCATGTACGTACGATTTGCTTGAACCAAAATAGGGAATTAGTCCTACAGTACGAACGAAAGATCATGATCTATCATTCCAATGGAAAACCGAAAGGAACTCCAAAGCCTGTCGTAAAAGAAGCATTCTTTCCAGAAACAAATCATCCTGAAATCGAATTACCGAATTTAAAACTCCCGAAAGGTTTCGAGACGGCTACTTGGTCGGATACTTACTTCGAAAATTTCGAAGCAGGACAAATTTATATTCACCAAAATGGAAGAACCATTACCGACGAGCACTTCCCTTGGACCTATCGAGTGGGAAACACTCACCCATTGCATTATGATAGGCTGTATTCCGCCGGAATTTCCGGACCGATGGGCGGCGATCCTGTTGTTTACGGCGGACTTGTGTTCGCCTGGTTATGCGGATTGGCATCACGGGACACTACGGAAAATGTTCTTTGGGATTTGGGATTTACGGAAGGATATCATACACAACCTTCGATCAGCGGCGATACCGTTACAGCAATCTCAAGAATCCTCGCTGTGAAAGATAGAGGAAACGAATTCGGAATTTCCGCGGGAGAAGTTCATATTCAGTTCATCGGCTTGAAAAATATCAAAGCAAACGAAGCCTTTGAAAAATTTGGCCAAGAACTTTTCTTAAAGGAAAACGATAAGAAGAAACTCGGAAAAGAAAAACTTCCGGAAAAGATTTTCGAAATCGAAAGAAAAATTCTCGTTAAGAAAAAGTGGTAA
- a CDS encoding ATP-dependent Clp protease adaptor ClpS: MSQTPVIEETTVEDPAKTGGPWKVVLWDDDEHTYDYVIEMLMEVCTMTMEQAFRHAVEVDTQKKTVVFAGEFEHAEHVQELILTYGPDPRMAVSKGSMSATLEKS; this comes from the coding sequence ATGTCCCAGACACCCGTCATTGAAGAGACTACAGTGGAGGACCCGGCTAAAACAGGCGGTCCGTGGAAAGTAGTACTCTGGGACGACGACGAACATACCTATGACTATGTGATCGAAATGCTAATGGAAGTCTGCACGATGACTATGGAGCAAGCGTTTCGTCACGCAGTAGAAGTGGATACCCAAAAGAAGACGGTCGTTTTTGCGGGAGAATTCGAACACGCTGAACATGTTCAGGAACTTATTTTGACTTACGGACCCGACCCAAGAATGGCCGTCTCAAAAGGTTCCATGAGTGCAACATTAGAGAAATCTTAA